TTCAATGATGGAGGTTATTCTAGAAGATTCCGACGTTGCGAGAGCAATACTCGATTACGTTAACAACAACCTTGTGAACAACATCGTGGTGGGATCAGCATCATCCTCCAAGAACCCATTCGCTAGATCTCTCAAGTTCACTAAATCTCATGACGTTGCTGCTTCCATTCTCAAATCAACGCCAGAGTTTTGTTCCATCTACGTCATCTCCAAAGGCAAAGTCCAGTCTTCACGAGCAGCTCAAAGACGTATCACCAATACACTTGTCCCACCTCGTGAACCATCATCCGCATTTCATCTCCAAAATCTACCTGACCCTGACCAAGATCCCTTACCTAGGTATTATAACAAAACCAACATAACTTCTTCTCCTATATGTTGTATGGCtttaaaacttgttttttttaatacattttaggGGACAGCGTAATTCAAGAAACACAACTCCAGAGAGGTATCATAATGATAATGGCTTCAATGCCATGAGGGAAAGGCGTAGAAGTGCTGCAAATGGATCATTGGACTTTAATTATGATTTTAAGCAGGCAAATGGGCAAAGGAACCCTGTGGGACGTAACTCGTTTTCTGATGAATCGGATGGTGGATCTCTCATGATGGGTTCGGTTGATCTAAGTGCTCAGAATTATGATTTCATTGGTGCATCTGGCTCTTCTGATGAATCAGCTTCACAATCAACTGTATGTTAACACACTAAAGCAATACTTTGTTTAAGATGTAACATTAGTATTCACTAAATGGTTGGATGGTTATACGCAGAGAGATATTGAAGCTGAGATGAAAAGGTTAAAGCTTGAACTCAGGCAAACCATGGACATGTACAGCTCAGCTTGCAAAGAAGCACTTAATGCAAAAAAGACGGTAAGAAATATTAGTGTGAAGCAAATCTAGTTGATGTCTTGATAAGAATGTTTGCTCCATCTTATACGATCATGACCGAATTTGAAAATTTGGGGACCATAAacagttcttaaaaaaaatataattttttttccataatcTGGAGATttatgcatataaaaaaaactatacaaatTTTGGGGCCAAGGCCAAATCCGGCCTTGTTAATACTTTATGTTTCTCTAGGCAAATGAGCTTAATATGTGGAAAAAGGAAGAAGCTAGAAGATTTGAGGAAGCTAGGAGTGCTGAAGAGGCAGCCCTAGCTGTTGCAGAGATGGAGAAGGCCAAGTGCAaagctgcaatggaagcagctGAGAAAGCACAGAGAATGGCAGAGCTAGAAGGACAAAGAAGGAAGCAAGCAGAGATGAAAGCAAGAAGAGAGTCTCAGGAGAAAGACCGTGCGCTTACTGCTTTGGGACAGAACGATGTCCGGTACAGAAAATACTCTATAGAAGAGATCGAAGAAGCTACCGACAGATTCGCAAGCAACATGAAAGTAGGAGAAGGAGGATACGGACCGGTCTATAAAGGCACACTTGATCACACTCCTGTCGCTATCAAAGTCTTGAGACCTGATGCTGCTCAAGGAAAGAAACAGTTTCAACAAGAAGTCGAGGTTCTAAGTTGCATAAGACACCCTCACATGGTTCTTCTCCTCGGTGCGTGTCCTGAATACGGATGCTTGGTGTATGAGTTTATGGAGAATGGGAGCTTAGAGGATAGACTCTTCCGTAGAGGAAACTCGCCGCCTCTTTCTTGGA
Above is a window of Brassica napus cultivar Da-Ae chromosome A10, Da-Ae, whole genome shotgun sequence DNA encoding:
- the LOC111211031 gene encoding U-box domain-containing protein 51 isoform X1 gives rise to the protein MARYSSEDGHAPANSTVVAIDKDKNSHYAVRWAADHLFNMINNPNMILVHVRLKNSNHGDDELNHLFVPYRGYCARKGISMMEVILEDSDVARAILDYVNNNLVNNIVVGSASSSKNPFARSLKFTKSHDVAASILKSTPEFCSIYVISKGKVQSSRAAQRRITNTLVPPREPSSAFHLQNLPDPDQDPLPRGQRNSRNTTPERYHNDNGFNAMRERRRSAANGSLDFNYDFKQANGQRNPVGRNSFSDESDGGSLMMGSVDLSAQNYDFIGASGSSDESASQSTRDIEAEMKRLKLELRQTMDMYSSACKEALNAKKTANELNMWKKEEARRFEEARSAEEAALAVAEMEKAKCKAAMEAAEKAQRMAELEGQRRKQAEMKARRESQEKDRALTALGQNDVRYRKYSIEEIEEATDRFASNMKVGEGGYGPVYKGTLDHTPVAIKVLRPDAAQGKKQFQQEVEVLSCIRHPHMVLLLGACPEYGCLVYEFMENGSLEDRLFRRGNSPPLSWRKRFQIAAEIATALSFLHQTKPEPLVHRDLKPANILLDRNYVSKISDVGLARLVPASVANNVTQYHMTSAAGTFCYIDPEYQQTGKLTTKSDIYSLGIMLLQIITAKNPMGLAHHVSRAIEKGTFKDMLDPVVTDWPVEEAINFAKLCLKCSELRKRDRPDLGKDIVPELVRLRNLGLDNESGGQN
- the LOC111211031 gene encoding U-box domain-containing protein 51 isoform X2, coding for MFVLKILTVDGDDELNHLFVPYRGYCARKGISMMEVILEDSDVARAILDYVNNNLVNNIVVGSASSSKNPFARSLKFTKSHDVAASILKSTPEFCSIYVISKGKVQSSRAAQRRITNTLVPPREPSSAFHLQNLPDPDQDPLPRGQRNSRNTTPERYHNDNGFNAMRERRRSAANGSLDFNYDFKQANGQRNPVGRNSFSDESDGGSLMMGSVDLSAQNYDFIGASGSSDESASQSTRDIEAEMKRLKLELRQTMDMYSSACKEALNAKKTANELNMWKKEEARRFEEARSAEEAALAVAEMEKAKCKAAMEAAEKAQRMAELEGQRRKQAEMKARRESQEKDRALTALGQNDVRYRKYSIEEIEEATDRFASNMKVGEGGYGPVYKGTLDHTPVAIKVLRPDAAQGKKQFQQEVEVLSCIRHPHMVLLLGACPEYGCLVYEFMENGSLEDRLFRRGNSPPLSWRKRFQIAAEIATALSFLHQTKPEPLVHRDLKPANILLDRNYVSKISDVGLARLVPASVANNVTQYHMTSAAGTFCYIDPEYQQTGKLTTKSDIYSLGIMLLQIITAKNPMGLAHHVSRAIEKGTFKDMLDPVVTDWPVEEAINFAKLCLKCSELRKRDRPDLGKDIVPELVRLRNLGLDNESGGQN